A stretch of Gossypium hirsutum isolate 1008001.06 chromosome A06, Gossypium_hirsutum_v2.1, whole genome shotgun sequence DNA encodes these proteins:
- the LOC107962667 gene encoding ras-related protein Rab5 isoform X1, whose product MAKTRNKNIQAKLVFLGDMGAGKTSLVSRFVRGQFSDFQESTIGAAFFTQVLSLNEATIKLDIWDTAGQERYHSLAPMYYRGAAAAVVVYDLTSSESFERAKKWVQELQRQGNPNLIKFLVANKVDLEEKRKVGNEEGEPYAKENGLNFLETSAKTAHNVNELFYEIAKKLAKAAPSRPTGMKLHSRPQEMGRRFFCCS is encoded by the exons ATGGCAAAGACGAGAAACAAGAACATTCAAGCCAAGCTG GTATTTCTTGGGGATATGGGAGCTGGGAAAACAAGCTTGGTATCGAGATTTGTCAGAGGCCAATTTTCCGATTTCCag GAATCGACAATCGGAGCAGCCTTCTTCACTCAGGTATTGTCACTAAATGAAGCCACCATAAAGTTAGATATATGGGACACCGCTGGTCAGGAGAGATACCACAGCTTGGCTCCTATGTACTACCGTGGCGCAGCCGCTGCTGTTGTGGTCTATGATTTGACTAGCTCG GAGTCATTTGAGCGTGCCAAAAAATGGGTTCAAGAACTACAAAGACAAG GAAATCCAAATCTGATAAAGTTCTTGGTAGCAAACAAGGTTGACttggaagaaaagagaaaagtggGAAATGAG GAAGGTGAGCCATATGCCAAAGAAAATGGCTTGAATTTCCTTGAAACATCTGCAAAGACTGCACACAACGTCAATGAGCTTttctatgaaatag CAAAGAAGTTGGCAAAAGCTGCTCCGTCTCGGCCTACTGGAATGAAGTTGCATAGCAGACCGCAAGAAATGGGAAGAAGGTTCTTCTGTTGCTCCTGA
- the LOC107962667 gene encoding ras-related protein Rab5 isoform X2, with protein MAKTRNKNIQAKLVFLGDMGAGKTSLVSRFVRGQFSDFQESTIGAAFFTQVLSLNEATIKLDIWDTAGQERYHSLAPMYYRGAAAAVVVYDLTSSESFERAKKWVQELQRQGNPNLIKFLVANKVDLEEKRKVGNEEGEPYAKENGLNFLETSAKTAHNVNELFYEIACLLFSQQRSWQKLLRLGLLE; from the exons ATGGCAAAGACGAGAAACAAGAACATTCAAGCCAAGCTG GTATTTCTTGGGGATATGGGAGCTGGGAAAACAAGCTTGGTATCGAGATTTGTCAGAGGCCAATTTTCCGATTTCCag GAATCGACAATCGGAGCAGCCTTCTTCACTCAGGTATTGTCACTAAATGAAGCCACCATAAAGTTAGATATATGGGACACCGCTGGTCAGGAGAGATACCACAGCTTGGCTCCTATGTACTACCGTGGCGCAGCCGCTGCTGTTGTGGTCTATGATTTGACTAGCTCG GAGTCATTTGAGCGTGCCAAAAAATGGGTTCAAGAACTACAAAGACAAG GAAATCCAAATCTGATAAAGTTCTTGGTAGCAAACAAGGTTGACttggaagaaaagagaaaagtggGAAATGAG GAAGGTGAGCCATATGCCAAAGAAAATGGCTTGAATTTCCTTGAAACATCTGCAAAGACTGCACACAACGTCAATGAGCTTttctatgaaatag CTTGTTTGTTATTCTCACAGCAAAGAAGTTGGCAAAAGCTGCTCCGTCTCGGCCTACTGGAATGA
- the LOC107962667 gene encoding ras-related protein Rab5 isoform X3 → MGAGKTSLVSRFVRGQFSDFQESTIGAAFFTQVLSLNEATIKLDIWDTAGQERYHSLAPMYYRGAAAAVVVYDLTSSESFERAKKWVQELQRQGNPNLIKFLVANKVDLEEKRKVGNEEGEPYAKENGLNFLETSAKTAHNVNELFYEIAKKLAKAAPSRPTGMKLHSRPQEMGRRFFCCS, encoded by the exons ATGGGAGCTGGGAAAACAAGCTTGGTATCGAGATTTGTCAGAGGCCAATTTTCCGATTTCCag GAATCGACAATCGGAGCAGCCTTCTTCACTCAGGTATTGTCACTAAATGAAGCCACCATAAAGTTAGATATATGGGACACCGCTGGTCAGGAGAGATACCACAGCTTGGCTCCTATGTACTACCGTGGCGCAGCCGCTGCTGTTGTGGTCTATGATTTGACTAGCTCG GAGTCATTTGAGCGTGCCAAAAAATGGGTTCAAGAACTACAAAGACAAG GAAATCCAAATCTGATAAAGTTCTTGGTAGCAAACAAGGTTGACttggaagaaaagagaaaagtggGAAATGAG GAAGGTGAGCCATATGCCAAAGAAAATGGCTTGAATTTCCTTGAAACATCTGCAAAGACTGCACACAACGTCAATGAGCTTttctatgaaatag CAAAGAAGTTGGCAAAAGCTGCTCCGTCTCGGCCTACTGGAATGAAGTTGCATAGCAGACCGCAAGAAATGGGAAGAAGGTTCTTCTGTTGCTCCTGA
- the LOC107963545 gene encoding uncharacterized protein, with translation MKGASKVIMGATLVMVVTLAFVLGLILVLLAELYCSLLLRRRRRHLKHSPTSGSTVTDTTTVATTPTVTTSSFPESTSPLSSFYAQGVLHAPRDFLFSSAFPNKVENDNHVTFLHHVVQIHSQESNTRADQFGILPPTSPSTSFAASPNPVEETSVQVSPESATTCKENLVYISNPIYDNDAGSRPEPDTPFETPDTSPSRLEKSGSSGDDEKGQFRIYSPPMTPPLSPMKKLPAQACSVSLRDVGSLATSASESNCNNGLSSSSSGSPCTSPSW, from the coding sequence ATGAAGGGGGCATCCAAAGTAATCATGGGTGCAACACTAGTAATGGTGGTCACCCTTGCCTTTGTTTTAGGTCTTATCCTAGTGTTGCTAGCCGAGCTTTATTGCTCTCTCTTACTCCGCCGCCGCCGCCGTCACCTCAAACACTCCCCCACCTCTGGCTCCACCGTTACCGACACAACAACGGTTGCAACCACCCCCACCGTTACTACTTCTTCCTTCCCCGAATCAACCAGTCCCCTTAGTAGCTTCTATGCACAAGGAGTTCTTCATGCACCTAGGGACTTTCTCTTCTCATCAGCATTCCCTAACAAGGTTGAAAACGATAATCATGTCACTTTCCTCCATCATGTCGTTCAAATACATTCCCAAGAATCAAACACAAGGGCTGACCAATTTGGAATATTGCCTCCCACATCTCCATCAACATCCTTTGCGGCCTCCCCAAACCCTGTTGAGGAAACCTCAGTTCAAGTGAGCCCCGAGAGTGCTACAACTTGTAAAGAGAATTTAGTTTATATATCGAATCCCATTTACGACAACGATGCAGGCAGCAGGCCGGAGCCGGACACTCCGTTCGAGACGCCGGATACATCGCCTTCACGTTTAGAAAAAAGTGGTTCATCAGGGGATGATGAGAAGGGTCAGTTCAGAATTTACTCACCCCCAATGACGCCTCCATTGAGTCCAATGAAGAAGCTCCCAGCACAGGCATGTTCTGTCTCTCTTAGAGATGTTGGGTCTTTAGCCACTTCGGCGAGCGAATCCAATTGTAATAATGGtctttcatcatcttcatcaggTTCTCCCTGCACTTCACCTTCATGGTGA